The DNA window GAGCTGGCCGGCCGCAACCTCACGCTCACCGAACAGCTCCGCGAAGTCGTCATCGATCTCGAAAAGGAATCGAAGTCACTGACCGACTCCCTCCAGCGCTTCAAGCTCACGCACGAGGAAAACGGACGGGCGGGGTGAGTTCCGCGTACCCAAGTATCGGGACTCGAATGATCATCAGAAAAGAAACAGCCTCCGATATCGATGCCATCACTGAGGTTACCCTCGCCGCATTCAAAACGCTCGAGGTCAGCAACCAGACGGAGCATTTCATCGTCAAGGCCTTGCGGGCTGCGGGGGCGCTGACCATCTCACTGGTCGCGGAAATCAATGGGCGCGTTGTGGGACACGTTGCCTTCTCCCCAATCGACATCTCGGACGGCACGACCGGGTGGTACGGCCTCGGGCCGGTTTCGGTGTTGCCCGAGCTGCACAAACAAGGCATCGGCAAAGCGCTGATCAACGAAGGCCTGGCACTGCTCAAAGCCAAAGGCGCACAAGGGTGCGCGCTGGTGGGAGATCCCAACTACTACGAGCGATTCGGCTTCAAGAACGATCCCGGGCTTTCTTACGAAGGCGTTCCGCCGGAGTTCTTTCTCGTCCTGCCTTTTGCGGCTGAGATTCCCGAAGGCACCGTCATCTTTCATGAGGCATTTCAGGCAACCGGCTGACACGTGAGCGCCGACAAGTGTCCCTATTTCATCGGTCCATCTCGGGTCATTTCGGTCCATCGTGGGCCATCATGGGTCACACCCCTTGCGTGAGTTTCTTTCTTTCCCATACTGAAAACTGGACATAGCGAAGGCGCGGTCACCCACCGCCGCAGTGGTGAAGATGGGTGAGCCTCCGGCTCCGGAGGTCCGTCGGCGCAACCGCCCGCGCGCCTTCGAGGGTCCGACTCCAATCCCCTCTCCCTTTGGGAGAGGGTAAGGGTGAGGGTTTTGTTGCAGCAGTGACGGAACCCTCACCCGCGCCATGGGCGCGACCTCTCCCAAAGGGAGAGGTGAGTGGAGCGGCCTCCACCGGCCGCCCCCGGCCGGAACGATCTTCGTGCGCGCGGAAGCCCTTCGACAGGCTCAGGACAGGGAGAAGAAAAAATTTTTGGAATCTGTAAACACGACCCGCAATCCAGGACGGGCGAGGCATGCCTCGCCCGGTTCGGGCCCGAAAAAAATCACGGAAATGGAAAGGGCCAGAAAGTAAGTGACCATTCAGATGCGAACAAAGGCCGCCATGCGGCCTACTCCGCGGGTTTGAGGTCCTGGGCCGGCGGGGCCTTGCCCTTGCCGAGCTGGAAGTAGCGCACGGCCTGCTCGTGGAGCGGGTAGGTCTCCGAGAAATAGTGGACACCGTGCTCGCTCTGCTTGGCGACGAAGAAAAGGTAGTCGGCCTCTGCCGGATGGAGCACGGCGTCAATGGCCTCGGCGCCGGGGCTGGCGATGGGGCCGGGCGGCAGGCCCTTGATTCGATAGGTGTTGTAGGGCGTCCAGGTCTCCAGGTCCTTGCGGCGGATGTTGCCGTCGTAGTCCTCGCCGATCCCGTAGATCACCGTGGGATCGGTTTCGAGGCGCATTCCCTTTGCCAGGCGGTTCAGAAACACAGCGGCGATGTAGGGTCGCTCGTGGGGCACGCCGGTTTCCTTCTCCACGATGGAGGCGAGCGTGAGGAGCTTGTGGTTGTCGGTGATCCCGCGCGCCCTGACGCTCTCGGGGATCACGGGCGGCAGGTGCTTTCTGGTCTCGGCCACCATGGCCGAGAGCACGCGCTCCTCGGTAAAGGGCCGCGAGAAGGAATAGGTCGTCGGGAAGAGGTAGCCCTCCAGCGAGGGACCCGGAATGTCGAGGCGGTCGGCGAAGGCGGCCGAGAACATGAGCTCGCGGAATTTCTCCTCGGTGCCGAAGCCCTCGGCGGCAAGGCGCGCGGCGATCTGCCGGGCGGAAAAGCCCTCGGGAATGGTGACCTGGTGCAGGACGAAGGGCCCGCGGATGAGCGCGTCGATCACCTGCCCCGCGTCCATCGAGGCGCGCAGCGCGAACTCGCCGGCGCGAAGGCGGCGGGCGTCTCCCTTGAGGCGAAGCAGCAGGCGAAAGCCGCGTGCGCTGCGGATGAGGCCGAGCTCTTCGAGCTCGCCCCCCACGCGCTGGGCGGTGCTGCCTGGCGGCACGACAAAGACCACTTCGGGGGCGCCGCTGCCGCCGGGCGCGCCGGTCATCCACTGCCAGGCTCCCGCGGCGCCGAGCGCCACAACCAGGCCTGCGATGGCCAGAGCGCGCAGGGCGCCGCCCCGCTGTTGCGTTTGTTCACTCACGATGTTTCTTCCGTTTTGTTTGCGTGTCGTTCGGCAAGAAAGTCCTCGAGCACCACGGCCGCGGCCACCGCGTCGAGCTTGCCGCGCATCTCGCGCGAGCTTTTGCCGCCCTCGCGCAGTCGCCGCGTGGCTTCCTCGCTGGAGAGGCGCTCGTCGCGCAGCAGCACTTCGAGCCCCGTGGCCGCCGCCAGATACCGGGCGAGCTTGCGGGCCCGGGCGGCGCTCTCGCCCTCGGTGCCGTCCATGTTGAGCGGCAGGCCGACCACGAGCAGTTCGGCCCCGATCGCCGATGCCACGGCAGCCACCTCCCCCACGACCTGGCGGTCGTTCTTGCGGGTGAGCACGCTGTGGGGGCTGGCCAGCATTTCCGAGGCGTCGCAGGCCGCAAGGCCCACGCGGCGCTCTCCCCAGTCGACTGCGAGTATTCTTGCCATCGCTTGCGGGAGGGACTCTAGCATGCCCGTGCGCCCTTGGCGCCCTCCCCGGTCCCGGCCCCGCACGGGCCGGGCGGCCAAGGTAGAATCCGATGCGCCGGGTGGGTAGACTGCCGGGCGTGAAGAGTCGAAGCTGGATACCCGCCGCGCTGGTCGTCTTGATCCTCGCCGGCACCGCGCTTGCCCAGGCCCCGGGCCTCGTGGACCGCTATCGCAAGCACTTCTCCCAGCTTCGGCAGGCAGATCGCCTGCACCTGAAGCTCCTCATGGAAGAGAGCGCCACGGCGCTGCGCGTGCTCACCGAAAAGGGCGCACCGCCCAGCAAGGCCGCGCCCGCTGAGCCAGCCGAGCCCGAAGACGACGCCGAGGCGCACCGCGCCCTCGTCGAGCAGCTCTACAGCGCGTCGGTCGAGCTCAAGCGCATTTCCGGCGCTCTGCAGCGCCGCCCCCTGCCCCCCGACGGGCACTGGCTCCAGCGCGCGCAGCGGCTCAAGATTCCCGCCGCCCGCATCGAGAGCATCGCCCTGCACCCGGGCGACTCACGCATCCCGTATTTCGTTGCCAAGGCAAAAGCCGCCTGCTATGACTGCCACCGCATTTACGGGGGGCCGCTCGACGATGGTGACCTGATTGCCGGCGGCAAAGACTCCTACAAGCAGCCCCAACAGCTCCCCTCCGGCTGGTCCGAGAAGCTCGCCCAGGCTGCGAAGTAGACGCCCGGGCCTTTCCCCTCTCCCCGGCACCCAAGTTCCGAACTTTACGATGGATGCGCCGCACCCATGCAGGCGCGAAAGAGGATTCATGAGCAAGGACGTCAAGAAGGTCGTACTCGCATATTCAGGTGGTCTGGACACCTCGGTGATCCTGCGCTGGCTCATCGAGACCTACAAGTGCGAGGTCATTTGCTTTGCGGCCGATCTGGGCCAGGGCGAGGAGCTCTCCCCCCTGGATGCCAAGGCCAAGGAATGCGGTGCCAGCAAGATCTACATCGACGATCTGCGCGAGGAATTCGTGCGCGACTTCGTCTTCCCCACCCTGCAGGCCAACGCCCTGTATGAGGGGATCTACCTGCTGGGCACCAGCGTGGCGCGCCCGCTCATTGCCAAGCGCCAGATCGAAATCCTGCGCGCCGAGGGCGCAGATGCCGTCTGCCACGGCGCCACCGGCAAGGGCAACGACCAGGTGCGCTTCGAGCTGACCTACTACGCCATGGAGCCCGATGTCACCGTCATCGCCCCCTGGCGCGACTGGGAGTTCAAGGGCCGCTCGGATCTCATCAACTATTGCAACGAGAAGAAGATCCCCATCACGATCACGGCGGAAAAGCCCTACTCGATGGACCTCAACCTGCTGCACTGCAGCTATGAGGGCGGCATCCTCGAAGACCCGTGGAAAGAGCCCTACGAGGACATGTTCCAGCTCACCACCTCGCCCGAGAAGGCGCCCGACAAGCCCGAGTATCTCGAGATCGACTACGAGCACGGCAACCCGGTCGCCATCAATGGCGAGTTCATGAGCCCGGCCAAGCTGCTGGCGACTCTCAATGAGGTCGCCGGCCGTCATGGCGTGGGTCGCATCGACCTGGTGGAGAATCGCTTTGTCGGCATGAAGAGCCGCGGCGTCTACGAGACGCCCGGTGGCACGGTGCTGCACGTCGCGCACCGCGGGGTCGAGCAGCTCACCATGGACCGCGAGACCATGCTGCTGCGCGACGGCCTGATGCCCAAGTATGCCCAGCTCATCTACAACGGTTTCTGGTACTCGCCCGAGATGGACTCCATGATGGCGCTCATCAAGGAGACCCAGAAGAACGTCACCGGCACCGCGCGCGTCAAGCTCTTCAAGGGCTCGGTCACACTGGCCGGCCGTAAGAGCCCGGTCTCCCTCTATGACCAGAAGGTCACCAGTTTCGAAGACGACCAGGGCGCCTACAACCAGAAGGACGCCGAGGGCTTCATCAAGCTCCAGGCACTGCGCCTTCGCATTCGTGAGCGCGCGCGCCGGTCCCAACAGAAAAAGGGCTAGTTACTCGGCAGGCTGA is part of the Chrysiogenia bacterium genome and encodes:
- a CDS encoding N-acetyltransferase codes for the protein MIIRKETASDIDAITEVTLAAFKTLEVSNQTEHFIVKALRAAGALTISLVAEINGRVVGHVAFSPIDISDGTTGWYGLGPVSVLPELHKQGIGKALINEGLALLKAKGAQGCALVGDPNYYERFGFKNDPGLSYEGVPPEFFLVLPFAAEIPEGTVIFHEAFQATG
- the mltG gene encoding endolytic transglycosylase MltG, whose translation is MSEQTQQRGGALRALAIAGLVVALGAAGAWQWMTGAPGGSGAPEVVFVVPPGSTAQRVGGELEELGLIRSARGFRLLLRLKGDARRLRAGEFALRASMDAGQVIDALIRGPFVLHQVTIPEGFSARQIAARLAAEGFGTEEKFRELMFSAAFADRLDIPGPSLEGYLFPTTYSFSRPFTEERVLSAMVAETRKHLPPVIPESVRARGITDNHKLLTLASIVEKETGVPHERPYIAAVFLNRLAKGMRLETDPTVIYGIGEDYDGNIRRKDLETWTPYNTYRIKGLPPGPIASPGAEAIDAVLHPAEADYLFFVAKQSEHGVHYFSETYPLHEQAVRYFQLGKGKAPPAQDLKPAE
- the ruvX gene encoding Holliday junction resolvase RuvX; translation: MARILAVDWGERRVGLAACDASEMLASPHSVLTRKNDRQVVGEVAAVASAIGAELLVVGLPLNMDGTEGESAARARKLARYLAAATGLEVLLRDERLSSEEATRRLREGGKSSREMRGKLDAVAAAVVLEDFLAERHANKTEETS
- a CDS encoding argininosuccinate synthase, which gives rise to MSKDVKKVVLAYSGGLDTSVILRWLIETYKCEVICFAADLGQGEELSPLDAKAKECGASKIYIDDLREEFVRDFVFPTLQANALYEGIYLLGTSVARPLIAKRQIEILRAEGADAVCHGATGKGNDQVRFELTYYAMEPDVTVIAPWRDWEFKGRSDLINYCNEKKIPITITAEKPYSMDLNLLHCSYEGGILEDPWKEPYEDMFQLTTSPEKAPDKPEYLEIDYEHGNPVAINGEFMSPAKLLATLNEVAGRHGVGRIDLVENRFVGMKSRGVYETPGGTVLHVAHRGVEQLTMDRETMLLRDGLMPKYAQLIYNGFWYSPEMDSMMALIKETQKNVTGTARVKLFKGSVTLAGRKSPVSLYDQKVTSFEDDQGAYNQKDAEGFIKLQALRLRIRERARRSQQKKG